One Myxocyprinus asiaticus isolate MX2 ecotype Aquarium Trade chromosome 20, UBuf_Myxa_2, whole genome shotgun sequence genomic region harbors:
- the stx11a gene encoding syntaxin-11a, with product MRDRLVELGGVATKVVQEEDRVDNGEDVDNGELEQQAVVFEGEDVMDDIFREAQSIQKEITHLRMEVKRLGKQNTRFLTSVRRISSIKRDSNTIAKSIKTKGENLYARIQKMAALCKELEEKHGPQSALVRMIRCQFVSITGSFHEAMNEYNKAEMAQRDNCKTRIQRQAEIVGKEVTGDQIEEMIETGKWNVFSDDLLTDGRTARSALNEIENRHKELLELESRIRDIHDLFFQLALLVEEQGLMVDNIEANVCATEDFVAKATTQIKKAVIYKKKNPCRQLFCCCFPCCNK from the coding sequence ATGCGGGACAGGCTAGTTGAACTGGGAGGTGTTGCCACCAAAGTCGTCCAAGAGGAAGACCGAGTGGATAATGGTGAAGATGTGGACAATGGTGAACTTGAACAGCAGGCGGTGGTGTTTGAGGGCGAAGATGTCATGGATGACATCTTCAGAGAAGCCCAATCCATCCAGAAAGAAATCACTCATCTCAGGATGGAGGTAAAGAGACTGGGCAAACAAAACACTCGCTTTCTCACCTCCGTCAGACGCATCAGCAGCATCAAACGCGACTCCAACACAATTGCAAAGAGCATCAAAACAAAAGGGGAGAACCTGTATGCTCGCATACAGAAGATGGCTGCACTTTGTAAAGAGTTGGAGGAGAAACATGGACCTCAATCAGCTTTGGTCCGTATGATACGCTGCCAGTTCGTCTCAATAACGGGCTCGTTTCACGAGGCTATGAACGAATACAACAAGGCTGAAATGGCGCAGAGGGACAACTGCAAGACTCGCATCCAAAGGCAAGCGGAAATCGTGGGTAAAGAGGTGACTGGAGATCAAATTGAAGAAATGATCGAGACTGGCAAGTGGAATGTCTTCTCAGACGACTTGCTCACAGATGGGCGAACCGCTCGCTCAGCGCTCAATGAGATCGAGAATCGCCACAAGGAGCTTCTGGAGTTGGAGAGTCGCATCCGAGACATCCATGATCTGTTTTTCCAGCTGGCTTTGCTGGTGGAGGAACAGGGGCTCATGGTGGACAACATTGAGGCTAATGTGTGTGCCACAGAGGACTTTGTGGCCAAAGCGACTACGCAAATAAAGAAGGCTGTGATATATAAGAAGAAAAACCCTTGTCGACAGCTCTTCTGTTGTTGTTTTCCATGTTGCAATAAGTGA